From a region of the Candidatus Sulfotelmatobacter sp. genome:
- a CDS encoding PilZ domain-containing protein translates to MTWLRRARRDFLEVARSVFFWKKASPKRDAAFQRATITEQQRKSFRASVEFPVLYTVGGRDGVRTAVANDLSAGGLRLLDDEDLPSDSVITLRFTLPNELVRGVQIEKEIVETTARGKTKRKIMVPPEPFREMTLHGKVVIAFLNVRRRKFAHGVQFLDIDERSREEVQRFIHVWQIRLLRERRLMRGE, encoded by the coding sequence GTGACGTGGCTACGGAGGGCGCGGCGGGACTTCCTGGAAGTCGCCCGCTCGGTGTTCTTCTGGAAGAAGGCGTCGCCGAAGCGTGACGCGGCGTTTCAGCGGGCGACGATCACGGAGCAGCAGCGCAAGAGCTTCCGCGCCTCCGTCGAGTTCCCCGTGCTCTACACCGTCGGCGGTCGCGACGGCGTGCGCACGGCGGTCGCCAACGACCTCTCGGCGGGCGGCCTGCGGCTGCTCGACGACGAGGACCTGCCCAGCGACTCCGTCATCACCCTGCGCTTCACGCTCCCCAACGAGCTGGTGCGGGGCGTGCAGATCGAGAAAGAGATCGTCGAGACGACCGCGCGCGGCAAGACCAAACGCAAGATCATGGTGCCGCCCGAGCCGTTTCGCGAGATGACGCTGCACGGCAAGGTGGTCATCGCCTTCCTCAACGTGCGGCGCCGCAAGTTCGCCCACGGGGTGCAGTTCCTCGACATCGACGAACGCTCGCGCGAAGAGGTGCAGCGTTTCATCCACGTCTGGCAGATCCGCCTGCTGCGCGAACGCCGCCTCATGCGCGGCGAGTAG
- a CDS encoding dihydrolipoamide acetyltransferase family protein, which produces MPTTITMPQLGETVTEGTVAQWLKKPGDSVEKYEAFVEVSTDKVNAEVPAPVSGVIRELIVKEGETVPTGAPIAIIDEVGAAAQTPAPHGSASPSEQVANLAAEANHQASDEPVPGGNVGLSSTTFTAPSLANGNGSAVVANGFVAASAAPGGLRVSPAVRRLAREHRIDLARVHGSGEGGRITANDILAAAKAGPSAGVAATISADNAVYTAPAPPSAPAAPAPSPAGGGRATYAQARPGDLIPLTQARKIIAQRMVESKHTAPHAWTMVEVDVTNVWKWRTCEKDAFERENGVKLTLLPFFVRAAVEALAQFPLMNASFTEEGIRVHAEVNIGLAIAADGNLIVPVIRNADRLSIKGLAIAAGALIDKARRGKLGADDLAAGTFTVNNTGANGSVLSAPILVPGQTGIVTTEAIVKRPVVRDDDAIVVRSMMNVCLSLDHRVVDGAVASGFLSDLKRRLEAMGPSGSL; this is translated from the coding sequence ATGCCGACCACGATTACGATGCCGCAGCTGGGCGAGACGGTCACCGAAGGGACCGTCGCGCAGTGGCTCAAGAAGCCCGGCGACTCGGTCGAAAAGTACGAAGCCTTCGTCGAAGTGTCGACCGACAAGGTCAACGCCGAGGTTCCCGCGCCGGTCAGCGGCGTCATCCGCGAGCTGATCGTCAAGGAAGGCGAGACGGTCCCGACCGGCGCCCCGATCGCGATCATCGACGAAGTCGGCGCCGCCGCGCAGACGCCGGCGCCGCACGGCAGCGCCTCACCATCGGAACAGGTCGCGAACCTGGCCGCCGAGGCCAACCATCAGGCGTCCGACGAGCCGGTGCCGGGCGGCAACGTCGGCCTCTCGAGCACGACCTTCACCGCGCCGAGCCTGGCCAACGGGAACGGCAGCGCCGTCGTCGCCAACGGCTTCGTCGCCGCGAGCGCGGCGCCGGGCGGACTGCGCGTCTCGCCCGCCGTGCGCCGGTTGGCGCGCGAGCATCGCATCGATCTCGCGCGCGTGCACGGCAGCGGCGAGGGCGGCCGCATCACGGCCAACGACATCCTGGCCGCCGCGAAAGCCGGGCCCAGCGCCGGCGTCGCCGCGACCATCTCGGCCGACAACGCGGTCTACACCGCGCCCGCGCCGCCGAGCGCGCCGGCCGCGCCCGCGCCGTCGCCGGCCGGCGGCGGCCGCGCCACCTACGCTCAGGCGCGGCCCGGGGACCTCATCCCGCTCACCCAGGCGCGCAAGATCATCGCGCAGCGCATGGTCGAGTCGAAGCATACCGCGCCGCACGCCTGGACGATGGTCGAAGTCGACGTCACCAACGTGTGGAAGTGGCGCACGTGCGAGAAGGACGCCTTCGAGCGCGAGAACGGCGTCAAGCTCACGCTGCTGCCGTTCTTCGTGCGCGCCGCGGTCGAAGCGCTCGCGCAGTTCCCGCTGATGAACGCGTCCTTCACCGAGGAAGGGATCCGCGTCCACGCCGAGGTCAACATCGGCCTGGCGATCGCGGCCGACGGCAACCTCATCGTCCCGGTGATCCGCAACGCCGACCGGCTGTCGATCAAGGGTCTGGCGATCGCCGCCGGCGCGCTGATCGACAAGGCGCGGCGCGGCAAGCTCGGTGCGGACGATCTGGCCGCCGGAACGTTCACCGTCAACAACACCGGCGCCAACGGCTCGGTGCTCTCGGCACCGATCCTGGTGCCGGGTCAGACGGGAATCGTGACCACCGAAGCGATCGTGAAACGCCCGGTCGTGCGCGACGACGACGCGATCGTCGTGCGCTCGATGATGAACGTCTGCCTTTCGCTCGATCATCGGGTGGTCGACGGCGCCGTCGCGAGCGGGTTCCTCTCCGACCTCAAGCGACGTCTCGAGGCGATGGGGCCCAGCGGATCGCTCTGA
- a CDS encoding Mpo1-like protein, with the protein MQSSADALFAEYGAYHTDRRNRVCHEIGIPLIVLAIEALLRALPAGGLIALALTAALCAYYLTLAGARAIAAVGGMLVLWYLASYVSWPWAIALFVIGWIFQFVGHAYEGRKPAFLTNLVHLLIGPLWIGHILTTPRSSSSAR; encoded by the coding sequence ATGCAGTCGAGTGCCGACGCGTTGTTCGCCGAATACGGCGCCTATCACACCGATCGCCGCAATCGCGTCTGCCACGAGATCGGGATCCCGCTGATCGTGCTGGCGATCGAAGCGCTGCTGCGCGCGCTCCCCGCTGGCGGGCTGATCGCGCTGGCCCTCACCGCCGCGCTGTGCGCGTACTATCTGACGCTGGCGGGGGCGCGCGCCATCGCCGCCGTCGGCGGCATGCTCGTGCTGTGGTACCTCGCGTCGTACGTCTCCTGGCCGTGGGCGATCGCGCTGTTCGTCATCGGCTGGATCTTCCAATTCGTCGGCCACGCCTACGAAGGGCGCAAGCCGGCCTTCCTCACCAACCTCGTGCACCTGCTGATCGGACCCTTGTGGATCGGGCACATCCTCACGACGCCCCGGTCCTCGTCGTCTGCGCGGTAG
- the queD gene encoding 6-carboxytetrahydropterin synthase QueD — translation MQIRKSFSFEAAHVLPHHPGKCARLHGHSYRLEVVLDGPLQAEGPAAGMVQDFEVIANAVRGTVLAELDHRSLNDLIENPTAERIVVWIWKRLAPLLPQLTELVLWETRSARVVLRSDDPLARG, via the coding sequence GTGCAGATTCGCAAATCGTTCAGTTTCGAGGCCGCCCACGTGCTGCCGCACCACCCGGGGAAGTGCGCGCGTCTGCACGGCCACTCGTACCGCCTCGAAGTCGTCCTCGACGGCCCGTTACAGGCGGAGGGACCGGCGGCCGGGATGGTTCAGGACTTCGAGGTGATAGCAAACGCCGTCCGGGGAACGGTGTTGGCTGAGCTGGACCACCGGTCGCTCAACGACCTGATCGAGAACCCGACCGCCGAGCGCATCGTCGTGTGGATTTGGAAACGCCTGGCACCCTTGCTCCCCCAATTGACCGAGCTGGTCCTCTGGGAGACTCGCAGCGCCCGCGTCGTTCTGAGATCGGACGATCCGCTGGCACGCGGGTGA
- a CDS encoding GrpB family protein, whose amino-acid sequence MRDRDLLSPEDRAEPVVVVDYDPAWPATFAVLRDRLATVLGDLAAGIEHIGSTAVPGLAAKPIIDLDVVLRRASDFARAAERLERIGYTHLGDLGIIERAAFRAPPGSPRHHLYVCPAGAPALRAHLALRDTLRAEPALLAAYADLKRSLAAQFRDDRDAYAEGKTAFITAALGERSGQRRARRK is encoded by the coding sequence ATGCGCGACCGCGACCTGCTCTCGCCCGAAGATCGTGCCGAGCCGGTCGTCGTCGTGGACTATGATCCCGCCTGGCCGGCGACGTTCGCGGTGCTGCGCGACCGGCTCGCGACGGTGCTCGGCGACCTGGCGGCCGGGATCGAGCACATCGGCTCGACGGCCGTCCCGGGGCTCGCCGCCAAGCCGATCATCGATCTCGACGTCGTCTTGCGGCGCGCGTCCGACTTCGCGCGTGCCGCCGAACGGCTGGAACGGATCGGCTACACGCACCTGGGCGATCTCGGGATCATCGAACGGGCGGCCTTTCGCGCGCCGCCCGGCTCGCCGCGGCATCACCTCTACGTCTGCCCGGCCGGCGCGCCGGCCCTGCGCGCGCACCTGGCGCTGCGCGACACGCTGCGTGCCGAGCCGGCGCTGTTGGCGGCGTACGCCGACCTCAAGCGCAGCCTGGCGGCGCAATTCCGCGACGACCGCGACGCCTACGCCGAAGGGAAGACGGCGTTCATCACCGCCGCGCTCGGCGAGCGCAGCGGTCAGCGCCGCGCGCGGCGCAAGTAG
- a CDS encoding 7-carboxy-7-deazaguanine synthase QueE gives MLQLAEIFYSVQGEGTWTGTPAVFVRLAGCNLSCAFCDTDYALAFFASVDEVVARVRELGGDCPMVIITGGEPLAQRETSALIDALRADGRRVHIESNGTIPVDLPTGVWLTVSPKERLAPAMAQRANEAKLIVDRRVPQEWIAAFPETTPIFLQPEGNKPANVALALEAAKHRPERLRLSLQTHKFIGVR, from the coding sequence GTGCTGCAGCTCGCTGAGATCTTCTACAGCGTCCAAGGTGAGGGGACGTGGACGGGGACGCCCGCCGTCTTCGTCCGCCTCGCCGGCTGCAACCTGAGCTGCGCGTTCTGCGACACCGACTACGCGCTGGCGTTCTTCGCCTCGGTCGACGAGGTCGTGGCGCGCGTGCGCGAGCTCGGCGGCGACTGCCCGATGGTCATCATCACCGGCGGCGAGCCGCTGGCGCAACGCGAGACCAGCGCGCTGATCGACGCGTTGCGCGCCGACGGCCGGCGCGTCCACATCGAGTCGAACGGCACGATCCCGGTCGACCTGCCCACCGGCGTCTGGCTGACGGTCTCGCCGAAAGAACGGCTGGCGCCGGCCATGGCGCAGCGCGCGAACGAGGCGAAGCTGATCGTCGACCGCCGCGTGCCGCAGGAGTGGATCGCCGCCTTCCCGGAGACCACGCCGATCTTCTTGCAGCCGGAGGGCAACAAGCCCGCCAACGTGGCACTGGCCCTCGAGGCGGCCAAGCACCGCCCGGAGCGCTTGCGCCTCTCGCTGCAAACGCACAAGTTCATCGGCGTGAGGTAG
- a CDS encoding DUF1343 domain-containing protein has product MKRGAFLAASAAALAAPHAARAASPRIALGDDVFVRDGWRALRGRTVGIVTNPSGVLSTGESIADAVVRSGNVRVRALFGPEHGIRGTTGAGEQVGSSIDARTGLPVHSLYGATRKPTAAMLAGIDVLLFDIQDVGARPYTYISTMAYVMQAAAAYGKEVWILDRPNPVGGALIDGPVLDPHYASFIGLYPIPERHGMTVGELARLFNERFGIGCALHVVPMEGWSREMVWADTGLTWIPTSPNMPYARTTLVYLATGLIEAGGVNNGVGTDRPFEYAGGFGFDAPALRDALAARAIPGVEFEPTEWSPARGFWAGKELRGVALTITQPYVFPSVRTAIEILCAARAQGKYAVASATGMDRDWGTDTVRRGLAAGATPDAIIAAWEPGLHAFRALREKYLLY; this is encoded by the coding sequence ATGAAGCGGGGCGCCTTTCTCGCGGCGAGCGCCGCCGCGCTCGCGGCGCCGCATGCCGCCCGCGCGGCGTCGCCGCGAATCGCGCTCGGCGACGACGTGTTCGTGCGCGACGGCTGGCGCGCGCTGCGCGGCCGCACGGTGGGAATCGTGACCAACCCCAGCGGCGTGCTCTCGACCGGCGAGTCGATCGCCGACGCCGTGGTGCGGAGCGGGAACGTGCGCGTGCGCGCGCTGTTCGGGCCCGAGCACGGCATCCGCGGCACGACGGGCGCCGGCGAGCAGGTCGGCTCGTCGATCGACGCGCGCACCGGCCTGCCCGTGCACAGCCTCTACGGCGCGACCCGCAAACCGACCGCCGCGATGCTCGCGGGCATCGACGTGCTGCTGTTCGACATCCAAGACGTCGGCGCGCGCCCGTACACCTACATCTCGACGATGGCATACGTCATGCAGGCCGCCGCGGCGTACGGCAAAGAGGTGTGGATCCTCGATCGTCCCAATCCGGTCGGCGGTGCGCTAATCGACGGGCCGGTGCTCGATCCGCACTACGCGTCGTTCATCGGGCTCTACCCGATCCCCGAACGGCACGGCATGACGGTCGGCGAGCTCGCGCGTTTGTTCAACGAACGCTTCGGCATCGGCTGCGCGCTGCACGTCGTCCCGATGGAAGGCTGGTCGCGCGAGATGGTGTGGGCCGACACCGGCCTGACCTGGATCCCGACCTCGCCCAACATGCCGTACGCGCGCACGACGCTGGTCTACCTCGCCACCGGGCTGATCGAGGCCGGCGGCGTCAACAACGGCGTCGGCACCGACCGGCCGTTCGAGTACGCCGGCGGTTTCGGCTTCGACGCGCCCGCGCTGCGCGACGCGCTGGCCGCGCGCGCGATCCCCGGCGTCGAGTTCGAGCCGACGGAGTGGTCGCCGGCGCGTGGCTTCTGGGCCGGCAAGGAGCTGCGCGGCGTCGCGCTGACGATCACCCAGCCGTACGTCTTCCCCAGCGTGCGCACCGCGATCGAGATCCTGTGCGCCGCGCGCGCACAGGGCAAGTACGCCGTGGCGAGCGCGACCGGCATGGACCGCGACTGGGGCACCGACACGGTCCGCCGCGGCCTCGCCGCCGGGGCGACCCCGGACGCGATCATCGCCGCCTGGGAACCGGGCCTGCACGCCTTCCGCGCGCTACGCGAGAAGTATCTGCTCTACTAG
- a CDS encoding FAD-linked oxidase C-terminal domain-containing protein → MSPFASRLLAALGPDVVRTEPEDLRVFGFDAFTENTLPEVALVPRDAREVAIAVRIAAECGAPIVPRGAGTGLCGGAVPARGGLVISFVRMNRILELDVRNRRARVQPGLINLELSKAIAGHGVFYAPDPSSQKISTIGGNVGTNAGGPHCLSYGTTTNHVLGITYVDADGELRRTSVDDPGYDLTGVLVGSEGTLGVVTEVEVRLLRLPEAVRVCVAAFADVESASQAVSAIIGAGIVPTALEIMDALITQAVEAHYHAGYPEGAGAVLLVEIAGAPDDVAAGETAISAIARAHGALSWRAARDLAEREALWAARKGAAGAIGRIAPNYYIQDACVPRTRLPQVMHAIDEISRAYRLPVGNVFHAGDGNLHPLLMFDRRIPRDIEAVHEAGIEILRTCIEMGGTISGEHGIGFEKRETLGLVFSPDDLAAMGRVRDVFDPRRAFNPDKIFPTGAVCGEVTAAAVVSA, encoded by the coding sequence GTGTCCCCCTTCGCCTCGCGGCTCCTCGCCGCGCTCGGCCCGGACGTGGTCCGTACCGAGCCTGAGGACCTGCGGGTCTTCGGCTTCGACGCCTTCACCGAGAACACGCTCCCGGAGGTCGCCCTGGTCCCGCGTGACGCGCGCGAAGTGGCGATCGCCGTTCGGATCGCGGCCGAGTGTGGGGCACCGATCGTCCCGCGCGGCGCGGGGACCGGGCTGTGCGGTGGGGCGGTCCCCGCGCGCGGCGGCCTGGTCATCTCGTTCGTGCGGATGAACCGCATCCTCGAGCTCGACGTGCGCAACCGCCGCGCTCGCGTCCAGCCCGGGCTGATCAACCTCGAGCTCTCGAAGGCGATCGCCGGCCACGGCGTCTTCTATGCGCCCGATCCGTCGAGCCAGAAGATCTCGACGATCGGCGGCAACGTCGGCACCAACGCGGGCGGCCCGCACTGCCTGAGCTACGGGACGACCACCAACCACGTGCTCGGGATCACCTACGTCGATGCCGACGGCGAGCTGCGCCGCACCTCGGTCGACGACCCGGGCTACGACTTGACCGGCGTGCTGGTCGGTTCCGAGGGAACGCTGGGCGTGGTGACCGAGGTCGAAGTGCGGTTGCTGCGCCTGCCCGAAGCGGTGCGCGTCTGCGTCGCCGCGTTCGCCGACGTCGAGTCGGCCTCGCAGGCGGTCTCGGCGATCATCGGCGCCGGCATCGTTCCAACCGCGCTCGAGATCATGGATGCACTGATCACGCAGGCCGTCGAGGCGCACTATCACGCCGGCTATCCCGAGGGCGCCGGCGCGGTGCTGCTGGTCGAGATCGCGGGCGCACCCGACGACGTCGCCGCCGGTGAGACGGCGATCTCGGCGATCGCGCGCGCGCACGGCGCGCTCTCGTGGCGCGCGGCGCGCGATCTGGCCGAACGCGAGGCCCTGTGGGCGGCGCGCAAGGGCGCGGCCGGCGCGATCGGCCGCATCGCGCCGAACTACTACATCCAGGACGCGTGCGTCCCGCGCACGCGCTTGCCGCAGGTGATGCACGCGATCGACGAGATCTCGCGCGCGTACCGGCTGCCCGTCGGCAACGTCTTTCACGCCGGTGACGGCAACCTGCACCCGCTGTTGATGTTCGACCGCCGCATCCCGCGCGACATCGAGGCGGTGCATGAAGCGGGGATCGAGATCTTGCGCACCTGCATCGAGATGGGCGGCACGATCAGCGGCGAGCACGGGATCGGTTTCGAGAAGCGCGAGACGTTGGGGCTGGTGTTCTCGCCGGACGATCTGGCGGCGATGGGCCGCGTGCGCGACGTGTTCGATCCGCGCCGCGCCTTCAACCCGGACAAGATCTTCCCGACCGGCGCGGTCTGCGGCGAGGTCACCGCGGCGGCGGTGGTGAGCGCGTGA
- a CDS encoding 1,4-dihydroxy-6-naphthoate synthase: protein MTYSLAYSPCPNDTYIFAALTNGLLADAPRVRVVLDDVEALNEAARAGRYELTKVSYGAIPYLLDRYRILRAGGALGRGCGPLVVSRPRAGGAPTLRELGEDAVFAIPGRYTTAFALLRLALGREPRTRVLRFDAIVDAVASGEVDAGLIIHESRFTYQQSGLAQAIDLGDWWEATTGNAIPLGAILVRRDVPDADARAIDDAIRRSLRFAREREDAIIDYVREHAFEMDDEVMRAHIGLYVNEYSDDVGAVGIAAVEDLFGRAAAAGLIPAATKPEFVGA, encoded by the coding sequence ATGACCTATTCGCTCGCCTATTCTCCCTGCCCGAACGACACCTACATCTTCGCCGCGCTGACCAACGGGCTGCTGGCGGACGCGCCGCGCGTCCGCGTCGTGCTCGACGACGTCGAGGCGCTCAACGAGGCCGCGCGCGCCGGCCGCTACGAGCTCACCAAAGTCAGCTACGGAGCGATCCCGTATCTGCTCGACCGCTACCGCATCCTGCGCGCCGGTGGTGCGCTGGGCCGCGGCTGCGGCCCGCTGGTCGTCTCCCGTCCGCGCGCCGGCGGCGCGCCGACCCTGCGCGAGCTGGGCGAGGACGCGGTCTTCGCGATCCCCGGCCGCTACACGACGGCCTTCGCGCTCTTGCGGCTGGCGCTGGGGCGCGAGCCGCGCACGCGCGTGCTGCGCTTCGACGCCATCGTCGACGCGGTCGCGAGCGGCGAGGTCGACGCGGGCCTGATCATCCACGAGTCGCGCTTCACCTACCAGCAGTCGGGCCTGGCACAAGCGATCGATCTGGGCGACTGGTGGGAGGCGACCACCGGCAACGCGATTCCGCTGGGCGCCATCCTGGTGCGGCGCGACGTACCCGACGCCGACGCGCGCGCGATCGACGACGCGATTCGGCGCAGCCTGCGGTTCGCGCGCGAGCGCGAGGACGCGATCATCGACTACGTGCGCGAGCACGCCTTCGAGATGGACGACGAGGTCATGCGCGCGCACATCGGGCTGTACGTGAACGAGTACAGCGACGACGTCGGCGCGGTCGGCATCGCCGCCGTCGAGGACCTGTTCGGCCGCGCCGCCGCCGCCGGCCTGATCCCCGCCGCGACGAAGCCGGAGTTCGTCGGGGCATGA
- a CDS encoding aspartyl protease family protein, protein MSPVRPRRWAAAAALAALLLAQAAQAAYDDEPGGLVGTAATLAKVRALYERAHQRDYTRAATVIEDWRLFQDGTVGEYRVYQLGKDVRAITTLGPVSYQKGVLHGIHWQQDRNGITFVDAGLHDQRLAASERAFRDPGDDRDVRLVGESPATGAYVVEVDPPAGIHEWLFIDKRTGLLTRSEAVERHARITTTYDDYRLFDGVWDPSRIFTTDTLGNEREQLLVNRGLDTTPDPRDVEMPPSRRVVEFTGKPGGTVRLPVRFVDGLPVIRVIVGRSAYDFLLDSGAAGIFIDPTVADQQKLERFGTHIGSTMGAFQESMTVIPLLTVGDLRMRNLAARVVAIPFQPDSHTRIVGLLGFDFFADVVVHLDLEHNLAEAIAPERFHPPSDAASATLSLDDRTPAIHISAGSALGRVVLDTGANQTVFENGFADRGEFAPDRFSGTTRVRGIGGSAFAVPTRLPGLEIAGLWLRDVTADVSNADLGSDEVDGTLGTDLLRSYELWFDYRANAVYLRRARR, encoded by the coding sequence ATGAGCCCGGTGCGGCCTCGCCGCTGGGCCGCGGCAGCCGCGTTGGCCGCGCTGCTGCTGGCACAAGCGGCACAGGCCGCGTACGACGACGAACCCGGCGGGCTGGTCGGCACCGCCGCGACGCTGGCCAAAGTGCGCGCGCTCTACGAGCGCGCGCACCAGCGCGACTACACGCGCGCCGCGACGGTAATCGAAGACTGGCGGTTGTTCCAGGACGGCACCGTCGGCGAGTACCGCGTCTACCAGCTCGGCAAGGACGTCCGCGCGATCACCACGCTGGGGCCGGTCAGCTATCAGAAAGGCGTGCTGCACGGCATCCATTGGCAGCAGGACCGCAACGGCATCACGTTCGTCGACGCCGGCCTGCACGATCAGCGCTTGGCGGCGAGCGAGCGCGCGTTCCGCGACCCCGGCGACGACCGCGACGTGCGGCTGGTCGGCGAGTCGCCGGCGACCGGCGCGTACGTCGTCGAAGTCGACCCGCCGGCCGGCATCCACGAGTGGCTGTTCATCGACAAGAGGACCGGGCTGCTCACGCGCAGCGAGGCCGTCGAGCGGCACGCGCGGATCACGACGACGTACGACGACTATCGGCTGTTCGACGGAGTCTGGGATCCCTCGCGCATCTTCACCACCGACACGCTCGGCAACGAGCGCGAGCAGCTGCTGGTCAACCGCGGGCTGGACACGACGCCGGATCCGCGCGACGTCGAGATGCCGCCCAGCCGGCGCGTCGTCGAGTTCACCGGTAAGCCCGGCGGCACGGTGCGGCTGCCGGTGCGCTTCGTCGACGGGTTACCGGTCATTCGGGTCATCGTCGGCCGCAGCGCCTACGACTTCTTGCTGGACTCCGGCGCGGCGGGGATCTTCATCGACCCGACCGTCGCCGACCAGCAGAAGCTCGAGCGCTTCGGCACGCACATCGGCTCGACGATGGGCGCGTTCCAGGAGTCGATGACGGTCATCCCGCTGCTGACGGTCGGCGACCTGCGCATGCGCAACCTCGCCGCGCGGGTGGTGGCGATCCCGTTTCAGCCCGACTCGCACACGCGCATCGTCGGGCTGCTCGGCTTCGATTTCTTCGCCGACGTCGTCGTGCATCTCGACCTCGAGCACAACCTGGCCGAAGCGATCGCGCCCGAGCGCTTTCACCCGCCGTCCGACGCCGCCTCGGCGACGCTGAGTCTGGACGACCGCACGCCGGCCATTCACATCAGCGCCGGCAGCGCGCTCGGCCGCGTCGTGCTGGACACCGGCGCGAACCAGACCGTCTTCGAGAACGGGTTCGCCGATCGCGGTGAGTTCGCGCCCGACCGCTTCAGCGGGACGACCCGCGTGCGCGGCATCGGCGGCTCGGCGTTCGCCGTGCCGACGCGCCTGCCCGGACTCGAGATCGCCGGCCTCTGGCTGCGCGACGTCACCGCCGACGTCTCCAACGCCGACCTGGGCAGCGACGAGGTGGACGGGACGCTCGGAACGGACTTGCTGCGCTCGTACGAGCTGTGGTTCGACTACCGCGCGAACGCGGTCTACTTGCGCCGCGCGCGGCGCTGA
- a CDS encoding DUF4438 domain-containing protein, with translation MQSNRARLVTQILSAKIAPPLLSSSLYEVGADGVPRVLPSVGGITVNVRVGDSAFAVEADHVEPAVSARHPDDRTNTAFCVFACVGNTVTVTSGEAKGAQGTVTGKHGGVEHVIVDFTAEAMERMQLGDDLSVRATGVGLALENAGDVRVFNCDPDLLEKLGLRREHGVFSVPVARIVPACVMGSGLGRQTVVRGDYDIQCFDPKLVAEFGLDQLRLGDVVAIRDADNTNGRIYRGGAVTVAVVSHGSSYLAGHGPGVTTLLTSASGALAPVLDARANLATILGLR, from the coding sequence GTGCAGTCCAACCGCGCGCGTCTGGTGACGCAGATCCTCTCGGCCAAGATCGCTCCGCCACTCCTGTCGTCCTCGCTCTACGAGGTCGGCGCCGATGGGGTGCCGCGCGTGTTGCCCAGCGTCGGCGGGATCACCGTCAACGTCCGGGTCGGCGACTCGGCGTTCGCGGTCGAGGCCGACCACGTCGAACCCGCCGTGAGCGCGCGCCATCCGGACGATCGGACCAACACCGCGTTCTGCGTCTTCGCCTGCGTCGGCAACACGGTCACCGTCACCAGCGGCGAGGCCAAGGGTGCGCAGGGCACGGTGACCGGCAAGCACGGCGGCGTCGAGCACGTCATCGTCGACTTCACGGCCGAGGCGATGGAGCGGATGCAGTTGGGCGACGACCTCTCGGTGCGCGCGACCGGCGTCGGCCTCGCGCTCGAGAACGCCGGCGACGTGCGCGTGTTCAACTGCGATCCCGACCTGCTCGAGAAGCTCGGCCTGCGGCGCGAGCACGGCGTGTTCAGCGTTCCCGTCGCGCGCATCGTGCCGGCCTGTGTGATGGGCTCGGGTCTGGGCCGGCAGACGGTCGTGCGCGGCGACTACGACATCCAGTGCTTCGACCCCAAGCTGGTCGCCGAGTTCGGGCTCGATCAGCTGCGACTCGGTGACGTGGTGGCGATCCGTGACGCCGACAACACGAACGGCCGCATCTATCGCGGCGGCGCCGTCACCGTCGCCGTCGTCTCGCACGGCTCGTCGTACCTGGCCGGCCACGGGCCCGGCGTGACGACGCTGCTGACGTCGGCCAGCGGCGCGCTGGCGCCCGTGCTCGACGCGCGCGCCAACCTCGCGACCATCTTGGGCCTGCGCTGA
- the mqnB gene encoding futalosine hydrolase, with protein sequence MDRAHPHDAPVLVVCAVARELAELAPREGVDVLAVGVGPVEAALGTARALAQRRYRAVINAGIAGGFRDRCAVGDVVVVTREEYVELGLEDGGGFPLPDGAQLERTVEADAGLVAPFVGGIAAVILGRGVTSATVTSTDARARVLALRYRADVESMEGFAVLRAAREAGVPGIEIRGVSNLVGDRATNEWDFAAGARGAVETTRTLLDVLFSR encoded by the coding sequence GTGGATCGGGCACATCCTCACGACGCCCCGGTCCTCGTCGTCTGCGCGGTAGCGCGCGAGCTGGCGGAGCTCGCGCCGCGTGAGGGCGTCGACGTCCTCGCCGTCGGCGTCGGCCCCGTCGAAGCGGCGCTGGGCACCGCGCGTGCGCTGGCGCAACGCCGCTATCGCGCCGTGATCAACGCCGGCATCGCGGGCGGCTTTCGCGACCGCTGCGCCGTGGGCGACGTCGTCGTCGTGACGCGCGAGGAGTACGTCGAGCTGGGGCTCGAGGACGGCGGCGGCTTTCCGCTGCCCGACGGCGCGCAGCTCGAGCGCACGGTCGAGGCCGACGCGGGGCTGGTGGCGCCGTTCGTGGGCGGCATCGCCGCGGTGATCCTCGGGCGCGGCGTCACCTCGGCGACCGTCACCAGCACCGACGCCCGCGCGCGCGTGCTGGCGCTGCGCTACCGGGCCGACGTCGAGTCGATGGAAGGCTTCGCCGTGCTGCGCGCAGCCCGCGAGGCCGGCGTGCCGGGGATCGAGATCCGCGGCGTCTCCAATTTGGTCGGCGACCGGGCGACCAACGAGTGGGACTTCGCCGCCGGTGCACGCGGCGCGGTCGAAACGACGCGCACCTTGCTCGACGTCTTGTTCTCGCGATGA